A stretch of the Acyrthosiphon pisum isolate AL4f chromosome A2, pea_aphid_22Mar2018_4r6ur, whole genome shotgun sequence genome encodes the following:
- the LOC100163727 gene encoding Down syndrome cell adhesion molecule-like protein Dscam2 isoform X2 gives MFTFQNGVIMKTVCHHVSYYIFAIIFSLCQANNELIGPAFRLVPPFNVQFSNDTGVKIDCTAFGNPTPQVQWYLEDGTRVMTIPKIRVVHQNGSLIFLSFGPSSYMHDVHSAQYRCKASNAVGQIISGAVHINAVMNQNYDVQVYAEYVSIGNTALLRCHVSAHASSYVMVTSWTQDDIIHFYPNVDSGGKYLVLGNGDLYINDVDSSDGFKSYTCRTVHKLTGETKASSFPGHITVNEPTGSQRPRVVVETDSRKQVKVGDDLILSCLSQGFPVPTYRWYRENGDVLKALAHDSRLSVPIPGLLKIEKIRLDDDGKYVCISNNSVGEETVHHSVFVTEPLSVNILPQKVVGSSLLDPTKSVQFVCTVNGHPINRIMWYKNGQPLMQLNGRVRLTSSLHKQTLMLSPLNKDDQGMYQCFGTNDWDMAHDNTQLLLGDIGPELVYWFTEQTLQPGPSLSLKCVASGNPLPQFTWTLDGFPIPESNRILVGQYVTAHDDVIAHANISSLKVEDGGEYTCTAHNEIAHVSHSSRINVYGVPFVREMPSVHVVAGKQLIVKCPVAGYPIESISWERDGLTLPVNLRQKVHSNGTLTIEQVQRQTDAGTYTCQAKNHHGHSSRRDVEIQVLIRPKILPIPPMTNLLAEGMRAAISCQIVEGDLPVMFTWTKDSDGVNNGLGVGTITRNHDEYSSSLIIERITAEHAGNYTCIATNSAGEEKFTVPLTVNVPPKWIVEPEDTNVVMGYTCMLHCQAEGYPTPTVVWRKSFGDSIGEYKDFLYEPNVNFFRNGTLEFLHTSKANEGKYMCEAKNDISPGLSKVIQLKINAPVKFIQKTKQIRVKLNDDAHIQCIAVGDKPLQISWKGSTNMQILKDIDRRFTIREQSKDNGIMSELGISPVYRHDTGFFKCTGSNNFGEDENSIELIVQETPESPKDIRILNQQSRSMEITWNQPYDGNSVILNYIVQYKLVASLWITDPAKVIVAGTQTVTTIEGLTPATSYHIRVIAENAMGFSEPSDEAQAFTQEEVPSMPPQNIRAEAKSKTELLIMWEPPPSDSCNGILIGYHIGYLPTDDTQNPTTPTVPHSRYIIKTININSQYGEDFVISGLIPYTTYSIVVQAFNSRGTGPFSKPITVQTDEGIPTMPPEKLTCRSLTSQSIQVSWDLPLPTGRNGKIQGFKVSYQPAEDWYEKNEFETKITTIQYTTIQALLKYTNYSISVFAFTSKGDGVQSDPIYCKTEEDTPSVPADIKAIISSIKTIVVSWLPPIRPNGRLTGYILYISILSGHKDSKPIKKILSPSIEVFEASRIIDSAKYQFWVKALTKVGEGESTRTITVIPTIKISAQIVSFSQVLITRWKKNVTLSCKRVGIPYPQPIWTKGGRSIISSGRYQINKDGSLIIHDIQHSDRGNYTCAVENTHGKDEISYAVNVRVPPSPPKLTVYLEETDSLQLKWTDTAEPDIPILGYIINFKREHGDWEEIHIDAKTHFHILEKLLCGTRYQLYITAYNKIGTGLPCDILTSYTKGSVPIPPESPTEAITYNSSTVSAWFDLWGSGGCDILYYTIEWKQPKSDEWILSDGSKPVAPTERMYTVEGLEPATKYQLKVIAHNNIGSSYALYNFTTLTIDGATVIPFDLYTEIATEEASVFTSITTAISLIIALVVVSSIAAFTYYYKVMKRSDEESVRDQSQRSRDQRYSVRGQSQQTLSCDSVTFKTDSTEYMDEICPYATFELAKQPQGESTFSGNIYSGPYHSVRGSFVYHQPKASTSEPYNFVQRKEPEYTKVRQKGRKLRDPHSESQESDNLGSTDSEVKRILTLHLPISEYDTHGSDSDNGEARRNQSASQELVSFRHRMSREVSNEGTSSSSETSIAEVRKPSVIPSLRKPKSKSQIFTKRSLKNNNGFSSHNDEINFRFSDSRPMRQNEGNEYERRPKISSHQRRSPRRLTQETSFQIDV, from the exons tgtttacatttcagAATGGAGTGATAATGAAGACTGTGTGCCATCATGTCAGTTACTATATTTTCGccattattttttcat TGTGTCAAGCAAATAATGAACTAATAGGACCAGCATTTCGTCTAGTACCACCATTCAACGTCCAGTTTTCAAACGATACTGGTGTAAAAATCGATTGTACTGCATTTGGGAACCCTACGCCACAAGTGCAATGGTACCTAG aGGATGGAACGAGGGTGATGACAATACCAAAAATCAGAGTGGTACATCAGAACGGTAGCTTGATATTTCTTAGTTTTGGCCCAAGTTCTTACATGCATGATGTACATAGCGCACAATACAGATGCAAGGCTAGTAATGCAGTTGGTCAAATTATTAGTGGAGCAGTTCATATTAATGCTG TTATGAATCAAAACTATGACGTCCAGGTTTATGCCGAGTATGTCAGTATCGGAAATACAGCGTTATTACGATGTCATGTTTCTGCACATGCTTCTAGCTACGTAATGGTAACGTCGTGGACACAGGATGATATAATTCACTTTTATCCTAATGTTGATTCTGGTGGAAAATATCTTGTACTAGGAAATGGTGATTTATACATTAACGATGTTGATTCTAGCGATGGATTTAAAAGTTATACTTGTAGAACTGTACATAAGTTAACTGGTGAAACTAAGGCTAGTTCTTTTCCTGGACATATCACTGTGAAtg aacCTACTGGAAGTCAACGACCAAGAGTTGTTGTGGAAACCGATAGTAGAAAACAGGTTAAAGTGGGAGACGACCTTATACTATCTTGTTTATCTCAAGGATTTCCTGTACCAACTTATAGATGGTATAGGGAAAATGGAGACGTACTTAAAGCCTTAGCGCATGATTCCCGTTTATCAGTACCCATTCCTGGCCTtcttaaaatcgaaaaaattcgTTTAGACGATGATGGAAAATATGTTTGCATATCAAATAATAGCGTAGGTGAAGAAACAGTTCATCATAGCGTGTTTGTcactg AGCCCCTTTCAGTTAACATACTACCTCAAAAAGTAGTTGGTTCTTCACTATTAGATCCTACAAAGTCTGTCCAGTTTGTATGTACAGTCAATGGCCATccaattaatagaattatgtgGTATAAAAATGGACAACCCTTAATGCAACTAAATGGGAGAGTACGTTTGACATCATCACTTCATAAGCAAACATTGATGTTATCTCCCTTGAATAAAGATGATCAAGGAATGTACCAATGTTTTGGAACTAATGATTGGGATATGGCCCATGATAACACTCAATTACTTCTTggag ATATTGGACCTGAACTTGTTTATTGGTTTACCGAGCAAACTCTACAACCGGGGCCATctttatcattaaaatgtgtAGCATCGGGAAATCCTCTTCCACAGTTTACTTGGACTTTAGATGGATTTCCTATACCAGAATCGAATAGAATTTTGGTGGGTCAATACGTGACAGCACATGATGATGTTATAGCTCATGCCAACATATCTTCATTGAAAGTCGAAGATGGTGGAGAGTACACGTGTACAGCACATAATGAAATTGCACATGTTTCACATTCTTCTAGAATAAATGTTTATGGAGTTCCTTTCGTTAGGGAAATGCCTAGTGTTCATGTTGTAGCCGGAAAACAACTTATAGTTAAGTGTCCTGTAGCAGGTTATCCGATTGAATCAATTAGTTGGGAACGAG ATGGATTAACATTACCAGTTAATCTTCGTCAAAAAGTCCACAGTAATGGAACTCTTACAATAGAACAAGTTCAACGACAAACAGATGCTGGTACTTATACTTGTCAAGCAAAAAATCATCACGGTCATTCTTCTAGAAGAGATGTGGAAATTCAAGTCTTAA ttcGACCGAAAATTTTACCAATTCCTCCCATGACAAACCTTTTAGCTGAAGGTATGCGTGCAGCAATTTCATGTCAGATTGTAGAAGGTGACCTTCCTGTCATGTTTACTTGGACAAAAGACAGTGATGGTGTAAATAATGGCTTAGGAGTGGGAACAATTACAAGAAATCATGATGAGTATTCGTCATCGTTAATTATAGAGCGTATCACTGCAGAACATGCAGGAAACTATACGTGCATAGCAACAAATTCAGCAGGAGAAGAGAAATTTACCGTACCACTAACAGTAAACG ttcctCCAAAATGGATCGTTGAACCTGAAGACACAAATGTGGTTATGGGCTATACGTGCATGTTACATTGTCAGGCAGAAGGTTATCCTACACCAACGGTAGTTTGGAGGAAATCATTtg gcgATTCCATAGGAGAATATAAGGACTTTTTATATGAGCCCAATGTAAATTTCTTTAGAAATGGAACTTTGGAATTTTTGCATACTAGTAAAGCTAATGAGGGGAAATATATGTGCGAGGCCAAAAACGACATTAGTCCTGGATTGAGCAAAgtcatacaattaaaaataaatg ctcCAGTAAAGTTTAtacaaaaaactaaacaaattcgGGTTAAACTTAATGATGATGCTCATATACAGTGTATTGCTGTAGGAGATAAACCATTACAAATATCATGGAAGGGATCCACTAATATGCAAATTTTAAAGGATATAGATCGAAg GTTTACTATAAGAGAACAATCTAAAGACAATGGAATAATGTCAGAGCTTGGAATATCGCCTGTATATAGACACGATAcaggtttttttaaatgtaccggGAGTAATAACTTCGGAGAAGATGAGAATTCGATTGAACTAATAGTGCAGG AGACACCGGAAAGTCCAAAAGATATTAGAATTTTGAATCAACAAAGCCGGTCAATGGAAATAACATGGAATCAACCATACGACGGAAAcagtgttatattaaattatatagtccAATACAAATTAGTTGCAT CTTTATGGATAACTGACCCGGCAAAAGTAATTGTTGCTGGGACTCAAACCGTTACAACCATCGAGGGATTAACGCCGGCAACGTCTTACCATATTCGAGTCATTGCAGAAAATGCCATGGGATTTAGTGAACCCAGTGACGAAGCACAAGCTTTCACACAAGAAGaag TTCCCAGTATGCCACCTCAAAACATTCGTGCCGAAGCTAAAAGCAAAACAGAACTTTTAATTATGTGGGAACCACCTCCGTCAGACTCTTGTAATGGAATTTTAATTGGATATCACATTGGATACTTGCCGACGGATGATACACAAAATCCTACGACACCAACGGTACCGCACAGTCgttacattataaaaactattaacataAATTCTCAATATGGCGAAGACTTTGTCATTAGTGGTCTAATACCGTACACGACGTATTCGATTGTAGTACAAGCTTTTAACAGCAGAGGAACTGGGCCGTTTTCTAAGCCTATTACAGTGCAGACTGACGAAGGAA tACCAACAATGCCACCAGAAAAACTTACGTGTAGATCTTTAACATCACAAAGCATTCAAGTATCGTGGGATTTACCTCTGCCAACGGGGCGCAATGGTAAAATACAAGGTTTCAAAGTATCGTATCAACCAGCAGAAGATTGGTATG AAAAAAACGAATTTGAAACGAAAATTACTACTATACAATACACAACAATCCAAGCTTTATTGAAATACACAAACTATAGCATATCAGTATTTGCATTTACGAGTAAAGGAGATGGGGTTCAAAGTGATCCAATTTACTGCAAAACTGAAGAAGATa CCCCTTCAGTACCAGCAGATATCAAAGCAATCATAAGCTCTATAAAAACCATTGTTGTATCTTGGCTTCCACCAATTCGTCCAAATGGGAGACTGactggttatattttatacatatcaaTTTTAAGCGGTCATAAAGAT tcgaaaccaataaaaaaaatacttagccCATCTATTGAGGTTTTTGAAGCATCAAGAATCATTGATAGTGCGAAATACCAGTTTTGGGTCAAAGCATTAACTAAAGTTGGGGAAGGAGAGAGCACTAGAACAATAACTGTAATCCCAACGATTAAAATCTCCGCTCAAATAGTATCATTCAGTCAAGTTTTGATTACGCGATGGAAGAAAAATGTAACATTAAGCTGTAAAAGAGTAGGTATACCGTATCCTCAACCAATATGGACAAAAGGTGGACGATCAATCATTTCAAGTGGGAGATATCAG ATAAACAAAGATGGGTCGTTGATTATACACGACATACAACACTCAGACAGAGGAAATTATACGTGTGCCGTGGAGAATACACACGGGAAAGATGAAATTTCATACGCAGTTAACGTTagag tacCACCATCACCTCCAAAGTTAACTGTCTATTTAGAAGAAACCGATAGCTTACAACTGAAGTGGACGGATACAGCTGAACCAGACATACCAATATTAG gttacataatcaattttaaacgtGAACATGGTGATTGGGAAGAAATCCATATTGATGCAAAGacacattttcatatattagaaaaattacTTTGTGGCACAAGGTATCAATTGTATATTACTGCTTACAACAAAATTGGAACGGGTCTACCATGTGACATTTTAACATCATATACTAAAGGCTcgg TGCCCATTCCACCTGAATCACCAACTGAAGCAATAACATATAATAGCTCAACAGTGAGTGCCTGGTTTGATCTGTGGGGAAGTGGAggatgtgatatattatattatacaattgaatGGAAACAACCAAAATCTGATGAGTGGATTTTAAGTGATGGCAGTAAACCTGTAGCTCCAACAGAGCGTATGTATACTGTTGAAGGTCTTGAGCCGGCAACTAAATATCAATTGAAAGTTAttgcacacaataatattggGTCATCGTATGCATTGTATAATTTCACCACGCTCACTATTGATGGAG CAACTGTTATACCGTTTGATTTATATACTGAAATAGCAACCGAAGAAGCTTCAGTATTTACATCAATCACAACTGCCATTTCCTTGATAATAGCTTTAGTTGTTGTATCATCAATTGCAGcatttacatactattataaagtaATGA AACGCTCAGATGAAGAATCGGTTAGAGATCAAAGCCAACGGAGCCGTGATCAACGATATTCAGTCAGGGGGCAATCACAACAAACCTTAAGTTGCGATTCTGTAACATTTAAAACCGATTCAACTG aatatatgGATGAAATTTGTCCGTATGCAACGTTTGAACTTGCCAAACAACCACAAGGTGAAAGTACGTTTAGTGGTAATATTTACAGTGGCCCATACCATTCAGTAAGAGGTTCATTTGTATATCATCAACCAAAAGCATCAACTTCCGAACCCTATAATTTTGttcag agaAAAGAGCCAGAGTATACAAAAGTCCGTCAAAAAGGAAGAAAACTTAGAGATCCTCATTCGGAAAGTCAag AATCAGACAATTTAGGTAGTACAGATTCTGAGGTAAAGCGGATTCTAACTCTTCACCTACCTATTTCAGAGTATGACACTCATGGTAGTGACTCTGACAATGGTGAAGCAAGACGAAATCAATCAGCAAGCCAAGAACTTGTTTCCTTTAGACACCGAATGAGtagag aagtGAGCAATGAAGGTACCAGCTCTTCGTCAGAGACCTCGATAGCCGAAGTTAGAAAACCCTCTGTAATTCCTTCTCTGCGGAAGCCTAAATCAAAAAgccaaatatttacaaaaaggTCACTGAAGAATAACAATGGGTTTTCAAGTCATAATGATGAAATTAACTTTAG GTTTTCAGACTCTAGACCAATGCGACAAAACGAGGGAAATGAATATGAACGCCGCCCAAAAATATCATCTCATCAACGAAGATCACCTAGAAGACTTACACAAGAGACTTCATTCCAAATAGATGTCTAG